A single genomic interval of Corvus hawaiiensis isolate bCorHaw1 chromosome 5, bCorHaw1.pri.cur, whole genome shotgun sequence harbors:
- the OTOP1 gene encoding proton channel OTOP1: MEQAAGCPAVGGSYPQKNAEILSSQYGINLFLAGLLLTFAWAVHAVGISKSHLLSYLITLMLIQLLWMLWYLCRSCTQRRLIRDKDTHAGARWLKCGITLFAVITLILDSFKIGYYIDFSNCLSPTEGIFPVTHAVHTILQVYFLWCHAKDVIQSFKTLERFGVIHSVFTNLLLWTNGVLTESKHQLNEHKERLITLGFGNITIVLDDHAPQCNCTTTTLCSIFSQGIYYLYPFNIEYHILASTMLYVLWKNIGRKVEHHQQNKTPFKFHGITVGMIFGLMVLTSTIAIVVVYLIQIGGSKIKSELALTMFYLHAIFVLALMCTAGIVALLIYRLEDRSLDNSKNPARKLDAELLVGTAAGSWLLSWGSILAIICAQGHPKYTWYNLPYSVLVIIEKYIQNLFIIESIHREQEKVNDDIKTLRIVTISRGSTLSLTPLYKEVYNGRAARDSGDVPCLFKGSICGRENDGAGVAKEETSQDNSLVMHSASDFSFYSRNSVTNNKRRILKNIAAFLFLCNLSLWIPPAFGCRPEYDNGLEEIVFGFEPWIIVVNLAMPFSIFYRMHSAASLFEVNCKT; the protein is encoded by the exons ATGGAGCAAGCCGCCGGGTGCCCCGCGGTGGGCGGCAGCTACCCGCAGAAAAACGCCGAGATCCTCAGCAGCCAGTACGGCATCAACCTCTTCCTGGCCGGGCTGCTGCTCACCTTCGCCTGGGCTGTGCATGCCGTGGGCATCAGCAAGAGCCACCTGCTCTCCTACCTCATCACGCTGATGCTCATCCAGCTGCTGTGGATGCTGTGGTacctctgcaggagctgcacgCAGAGGAGGCTGATCCGGGACAAGGACACACACGCCGGAGCCCGCTGGCTGAAGT GTGGGATTACATTATTTGCAGTGATTACTTTAATTCTGGACTCCTTTAAAATTGGATATTATATTGATTTTTCAAACTGTTTATCACCAACTGAAGGCATTTTTCCTGTTACACATGCTGTGCACACCATCTTACAG GTGTATTTTCTGTGGTGTCATGCAAAGGATGTTATCCAGTCTTTCAAAACACTTGAAAG GTTTGGTGTTATCCATTCTGTTTTCACAAATTTGTTGCTGTGGACAAATGGTGTGTTAACAGAGTCAAAACATCAGTTGAATGAACATAAGGAGAGACTAATCACGCTTGGTTTTGGGAACATAACTATAG TTCTAGATGATCATGCACCTCAATGCAATTGCACGACAACAACTCTCTGCTCGATATTTTCTCAAGGAATATATTACCTATATCCCTTTAATATAGAGTACCACATCCTAGCATCCACAATGCTCTATGTCCTGTGGAAGAACATTGGCCGCAAAGTTGAGCAccaccagcaaaacaaaactcctTTCAAATTCCATGGCATAACTGTTGGAATGATTTTTGGACTAATGGTGTTAACTAGCACAATAGCCATAGTTGTTGTGTATTTAATTCAGATTGGAGGTTCGAAAATCAAAAGCGAGTTAGCCCTCACTATGTTTTACTTGCATGCTATCTTCGTTCTGGCTCTCATGTGCACAGCTGGAATTGTCGCCCTCCTCATCTACAGACTGGAAGATAGATCGCTGGATAATTCCAAGAATCCTGCTCGAAAACTGGATGCAGAACTGCTggtgggcacagctgcagggtcctggctgctctcctggggctcGATCCTCGCCATTATCTGTGCCCAAGGTCATCCCAAATACACATGGTATAACCTGCCCTACTCTGTGCTGGTTATTATTGAGAAATATATTCAGAATCTCTTTATCATTGAATCCATCCACCGTGAGCAGGAAAAGGTGAATGATGACATTAAAACTCTTCGAATAGTGACCATATCTAGGGGGAGCACTTTATCCCTCACCCCCTTGTACAAAGAGGTTTACAATGGCAGAGCTGCTCGAGACAGTGGCGACGTACCCTGTCTGTTTAAGGGCAGCATCTGTGGGAGAGAAAATGATGGTGCTGGTGTTGCCAAAGAAGAAACGAGTCAGGACAATAGTTTGGTCATGCACTCAGCCTCAGATTTCTCATTTTACAGTAGAAACTCAGTTACTAACAACAAGAGGAGAATTTTGAAGAACATCGCTGCATTTTTATTCCTCTGCAACCTTTCG ctgtggaTACCACCGGCATTTGGGTGCCGCCCGGAATATGACAATGGACTAGAAGAAATAGTGTTTGGCTTTGAACCCTGGATAATTGTTGTGAACCTTGCGAtgcctttttctattttctatcgGATGCATTCAGCTGCCTCGCTCTTTGAGGTCAATTGTAAAACGTAG
- the DRD5 gene encoding D(1B) dopamine receptor, with protein sequence MLRGGRSPLPPATGPPDEPRGPAGSPGAAQVAAGSLLALLILWTLFGNVLVCAAIVRYRHLRSKVTNIFIVSLAVSDLLVALLVMPWKAVAEVAGYWPFGAFCNVWVAFDIMCSTASILNLCVISVDRYWAISSPFRYERKMTQRLALVMISVAWALSVLISFIPVQLNWHKGGDVVAAADIGDGFGSDWAAAGAVTTWAEDMSTTWVALAAVRPSDGTSGSNDTLTGPSESCDSSLNRTYAISSSLISFYIPVAIMIVTYTRIYRIAQVQIRRISSLERAAEHAQSCRSSHIDCHHHTSLKSSIRKETKVLKTLSVIMGVFVCCWLPFFILNCMVPFCESPPSDPHAGLPCVSETTFNIFVWFGWANSSLNPIIYAFNADFRKVFSNLLGCGHFCSGTPVETVNISNELISYNQDTLYHKEIVTAYVNMIPNVVDCEENREDPFDRMSQISPDHEVATDSACELDCEGEISLGKITPFTPNGLH encoded by the coding sequence ATGCTGCGGGGCGGCCGGAGCCCACTGCCGCCGGCGACGGGGCCCCCCGACGAGCCGCGGGGGCCGGCGGGCTCCCCCGGCGCGGCGCAGGTGGCGGCGGGCAGCCTGCTGGCGCTGCTCATCCTCTGGACGCTCTTTGGGAACGTGCTGGTGTGCGCGGCCATCGTCCGCTACCGGCACCTGCGGAGCAAGGTTACCAACATCTTCATCGTGTCCCTGGCTGTCTCGGACCTGCTGGTTGCCCTGCTGGTCATGCCCTGGAAAGCGGTGGCAGAGGTAGCTGGGTACTGGCCCTTTGGGGCTTTCTGCAACGTCTGGGTAGCCTTTGATATCATGTGCTCCACGGCCTCCATCCTCAACCTGTGCGTGATCAGTGTGGACAGGTATTGGGCTATCTCCAGCCCTTTCCGCTACGAGAGGAAGATGACCCAGCGGCTGGCTCTGGTGATGATCAGCGTGGCATGGGCGCTGTCTGTGCTTATCTCCTTCATCCCTGTCCAGCTCAACTGGCACAAAGGTGGGgatgttgttgctgctgctgataTTGGAGATGGATTTGGCAGTgactgggcagcagcaggtgctgtCACCACCTGGGCAGAAGATATGAGTACCACATGGGTGGCATTAGCAGCAGTGAGACCCTCTGATGGGACCTCTGGCAGCAATGATACCCTCACTGGACCATCAGAGAGCTGTGACTCCAGCCTCAACAGGACTTATGCTATTTCCTCCTCCTTGATCAGTTTTTATATCCCGGTGGCTATCATGATAGTTACCTACACTCGAATCTACCGCATTGCTCAGGTGCAGATTCGTCGTATTTCTTCCTTGGAGAGGGCAGCCGAGCATGCACAGAGCTGCCGGAGCAGCCACATTGACTGCCACCATCACACAAGCCTCAAGTCCTCCATCAGGAAAGAAACTAAGGTGTTGAAGACTCTTTCTGTCATCATGGGTGTCTTTGTCTGCTGCTGGTTGCCGTTCTTCATCCTGAACTGCATGGTTCCCTTCTGCGAGAGCCCACCCAGTGACCCCCACGCTGGCCTCCCCTGCGTCAGTGAGACCACCTTTAATATCTTTGTCTGGTTTGGTTGGGCCAACTCTTCTCTTAACCCCATCATCTATGCCTTCAATGCTGACTTTAGAAAGGTTTTCTCCAACCTCCTGGGATGCGGTCACTTTTGCTCTGGTACTCCAGTGGAGACTGTTAATATAAGCAATGAGCTTATCTCTTACAACCAGGACACCCTTTACCATAAGGAGATAGTGACTGCTTATGTTAACATGATCCCAAATGTGGTTGACTGTGAGGAAAATCGCGAGGACCCTTTTGATAGGATGTCCCAGATCTCCCCTGACCATGAAGTTGCCACTGACTCTGCCTGTGAGCTGGACTGTGAGGGGGAGATTTCGCTAGGCAAGATAACACCTTTCACTCCAAATGGTTTACATTAA